In a single window of the Pongo abelii isolate AG06213 chromosome 1, NHGRI_mPonAbe1-v2.0_pri, whole genome shotgun sequence genome:
- the LOC100452262 gene encoding LOW QUALITY PROTEIN: olfactory receptor 2L13 (The sequence of the model RefSeq protein was modified relative to this genomic sequence to represent the inferred CDS: substituted 1 base at 1 genomic stop codon), with protein sequence MEKWNHTSHDFILLGLLPPNQTGIFLLCLIILIFFLTSVGNSAMIHLIHVDHRLHTPMYFLLSQLSLMDLMYISTTVPKMAYNFLSRXKGISFLGCGVQSFFFLTMACSEGLLLASMAYDRYLAICHPLHYPIRMSKTMCVKMIVGSWTLGSINSLAHTAFALHIPYCRTRAIDHFFCDVPAMLLIACTDTWVYEYMVFLSTSLYLLFPFIGITSSYGRVLFAVYHMSSKEGRNKAFTTISTHLTVVIFYYTPFVYTYLRPRNLRSPAEDKILAVFYTILTPMLNPIIYSLRNKEVLGAMRRVFGIFSFLKE encoded by the coding sequence ATGGAGAAATGGAATCACACTTcacatgatttcattttgttGGGTCTGCTTCCCCCAAATCAAACTGGAATATTTCTCTTGTGCCTTATCATCCTCATATTCTTTCTGACCTCGGTGGGTAACTCGGCCATGATTCACCTCATCCACGTGGATCATCGTCTCCACACACCGATGTACTTTCTTCTCAGCCAGCTCTCCCTCATGGACCTGATGTACATCTCCACCACCGTCCCCAAGATGGCGTACAACTTCCTGTCCCGCTAGAAAGGCATCTCCTTCCTGGGATGTGGTGTGCAAAGCTTCTTCTTCCTGACCATGGCGTGTTCTGAAGGCTTGCTCCTGGCCTCCATGGCCTACGACCGTTATTTGGCCATCTGCCACCCTCTCCATTATCCTATCCGCATGAGTAAAACGATGTGTGTGAAGATGATCGTAGGCTCTTGGACACTAGGTTCCATCAACTCCTTGGCACACACAGCCTTTGCCCTCCATATTCCCTACTGCAGGACTAGGGCCATTGACCATTTCTTCTGCGATGTCCCAGCCATGTTGCTTATTGCCTGTACAGATACTTGGGTCTATGAATATATGGTTTTTTTAAGTACAAGCCTCTATCTCCTTTTCCCTTTCATTGGCATCACTTCTTCCTATGGCCGAGTCCTATTTGCTGTCTATCATATGAGCTCAAAGGAGGGAAGAAACAAGGCCTTCACCACCATTTCAACACATTTAACTGTAGTGATCTTTTACTATACACCTTTTGTCTACACCTATCTTCGGCCCAGGAATCTCCGCTCACCAGCTGAAGACAAGATCCTGGCAGTCTTCTACACCATCCTTACCCCCATGCTCAATCCCATTATCTACAGCCTGAGGAATAAGGAAGTCCTGGGGGCCATGAGGAGAGTGTTTGGGATATTCTCTTTCCTGAAAGAATAA